From a region of the Odoribacter splanchnicus DSM 20712 genome:
- a CDS encoding toll/interleukin-1 receptor domain-containing protein gives MDNKRIYDNYAFISYKREDEKWAEWLQRKLEGYKLPTILKKTNPSLPRHLRPIFRDKTDLGGGILSDELEKQLQNSEFLIVICSPHASRSEWVNKEIQVFIDEGRLGNIIPFIVEGLPHAGSAVEECFPQALKNIPKDKELLGINVQEIGKERAFIKVIARMLSLRFDSLWQRWQREKRLRRSYVVTMLAFLLIIFYFFAIPSRVELTVKDLSHRLPLPSCAKIIFNGTEQNIGSLDTVLILDNIRPYYKGRPYMLEFNAGYYDTLRFQGHFSWGMTTYVTLELKRDSTFGVYQGIVYDEQEGVPVQDAVVTVDNRTTRTDVRGIFKIVFPLQEQTLSKSVRIEKEGYLPRLRVDECPDAKNLTPYPMRKNT, from the coding sequence ATGGATAATAAACGAATTTACGATAATTATGCTTTTATAAGCTATAAGCGTGAAGATGAAAAATGGGCGGAATGGCTTCAGCGTAAACTGGAAGGGTATAAATTACCTACAATACTAAAGAAGACAAATCCGTCATTGCCCAGGCATTTACGTCCAATCTTCCGGGACAAGACAGATTTGGGGGGTGGTATATTAAGCGATGAACTTGAAAAACAATTACAAAATTCTGAATTCCTTATTGTTATCTGTTCGCCTCATGCCTCACGATCGGAATGGGTGAACAAAGAAATTCAGGTATTTATCGACGAAGGACGTTTGGGAAATATCATCCCGTTTATTGTTGAAGGACTTCCTCATGCCGGTTCTGCTGTAGAGGAATGTTTCCCCCAGGCGTTGAAGAATATACCCAAGGATAAGGAGTTGCTGGGGATCAATGTACAGGAGATCGGTAAAGAACGGGCTTTTATTAAAGTTATAGCCCGGATGTTGTCGCTTCGCTTCGATAGTTTGTGGCAGAGATGGCAGCGGGAGAAAAGGTTACGTCGTAGTTATGTCGTTACGATGCTGGCTTTTTTGCTGATTATCTTTTATTTTTTTGCTATTCCTTCAAGGGTAGAGCTCACCGTGAAAGATTTATCTCACCGATTGCCGTTGCCTTCCTGTGCAAAAATTATTTTCAACGGTACAGAACAGAATATCGGTTCTTTGGATACGGTTTTAATCCTGGATAATATCCGGCCGTATTATAAAGGACGGCCGTATATGTTGGAATTTAATGCCGGTTATTACGATACTTTACGTTTTCAGGGACATTTTTCCTGGGGAATGACGACCTATGTGACATTGGAGTTGAAACGTGACAGTACGTTCGGTGTCTATCAGGGAATAGTTTACGATGAACAAGAGGGGGTGCCTGTCCAGGATGCCGTTGTTACTGTCGATAATCGGACAACCAGGACCGATGTCCGTGGGATTTTTAAAATAGTTTTTCCCTTACAGGAACAGACTTTGTCCAAGTCTGTCCGAATAGAGAAAGAAGGCTATCTTCCCCGTTTACGGGTCGACGAGTGTCCTGATGCCAAAAACCTTACTCCTTATCCCATGCGGAAAAATACATAG
- a CDS encoding RNA polymerase sigma factor translates to MGVTDLQVLQAFKKGQLELFYRRIYPGLLLYAVKNAGDRHDFLAEDCVQNAIFNAWKRRDSFDSIYTLKSFLYTSVKNEIISLYRKGKAQERYSSQLENEAFFANTVIDQETQLLLFNAIHSLPDRERQIFELSFIEGLKNIEIAEQLGVSDSTVKKAKAKALEILREKLDPRLFLFFFLG, encoded by the coding sequence ATGGGAGTTACTGATTTACAAGTGTTGCAGGCTTTTAAAAAAGGACAATTGGAATTGTTTTACCGTAGAATTTATCCGGGATTATTGTTGTATGCTGTAAAAAATGCAGGTGACCGGCATGATTTTCTGGCAGAAGATTGCGTACAAAATGCTATTTTTAATGCCTGGAAAAGAAGAGACTCTTTTGATTCTATCTATACATTGAAATCTTTTTTATACACTTCTGTAAAAAATGAGATCATCAGCCTTTACCGGAAAGGAAAAGCACAGGAACGATATTCTTCCCAGCTGGAAAATGAAGCATTTTTTGCCAATACGGTTATCGACCAGGAGACACAGTTGTTGTTGTTCAATGCTATTCACAGCTTGCCGGATAGGGAACGTCAGATTTTTGAATTAAGTTTTATTGAAGGTTTGAAAAATATTGAAATTGCCGAACAATTGGGCGTTTCGGATAGTACGGTTAAAAAGGCGAAAGCCAAAGCGCTCGAAATTTTACGGGAAAAATTGGATCCCCGGTTATTTCTTTTTTTCTTCCTGGGATAA
- a CDS encoding NfeD family protein — protein MSGIYTFRKLVLLVLGICWLNTLGAAEPEKVVYKVDIKDEIGPEVWRLARKSFDLAGQEKADYILIHMNTYGGMVVYADSLRSMILNSRKPVWVFIDNNAASAGALISIACDKIYMREGANIGAATVVNQTGEAMPDKYQSYMRSMIRSTAEAQGRDTLVQGRDTVYRWKRNPHIAEAMVDQSIYIQGITDSGRVVTFTAREAMKYGFCDGMAESVEEVLKKEQVENYTIRSYHPTVTDRIIGFLINPVIQGLLIMVIVGGIYFELQTPGIGFPLAAALTACLLYFAPLYLEGFAGYWEIIAFVVGVVLLLLEIFVIPGFGVAGISGIVLIIVALVFAGIDHFSFRFLGDFVRPLVRSLFLVVSASLVSLLMSMWLGAKLFGSRRWAFALHAEQKPEDGYVGVDLSVREEIGKQGIAVTDLRPAGKVEVGGEVYDAVSLLGDYIEKGNRVMIKKYQAGQVYVVKCEK, from the coding sequence ATGTCAGGGATATATACGTTCAGGAAGCTTGTTTTGCTTGTGCTGGGGATTTGCTGGTTGAACACGCTTGGGGCTGCCGAACCCGAAAAAGTCGTTTATAAAGTGGATATTAAAGACGAGATCGGTCCGGAAGTGTGGCGTCTGGCCCGAAAATCTTTCGACCTGGCCGGGCAGGAAAAGGCGGATTATATTTTAATTCATATGAATACTTACGGTGGGATGGTCGTGTATGCCGATTCTTTGCGTAGTATGATTCTGAACTCACGGAAACCGGTATGGGTATTTATCGATAATAATGCTGCCTCTGCCGGGGCATTGATTTCTATTGCCTGCGACAAAATCTATATGCGCGAGGGGGCGAATATCGGGGCGGCTACGGTCGTGAATCAAACGGGTGAGGCGATGCCCGATAAATATCAGTCCTATATGCGCTCGATGATTCGTTCTACGGCAGAAGCTCAGGGCAGGGATACGTTGGTTCAGGGCAGGGATACGGTTTATCGTTGGAAGCGGAATCCGCATATCGCCGAAGCCATGGTGGATCAGTCTATTTATATCCAGGGTATTACCGATAGCGGACGGGTAGTGACTTTCACTGCCCGGGAAGCCATGAAATACGGTTTTTGTGACGGAATGGCAGAAAGTGTGGAGGAAGTATTGAAAAAAGAACAGGTTGAAAACTATACGATCCGGAGCTATCATCCTACCGTCACCGATCGGATTATCGGTTTTCTGATCAATCCCGTGATACAGGGATTGTTGATTATGGTCATTGTCGGTGGTATCTATTTCGAATTGCAGACCCCGGGGATCGGTTTTCCTTTGGCTGCCGCCCTGACGGCTTGCCTGCTCTATTTCGCTCCCTTGTATCTCGAAGGGTTTGCCGGGTACTGGGAGATCATTGCTTTTGTCGTGGGAGTCGTCTTGTTGCTTCTGGAAATTTTTGTGATTCCGGGCTTCGGTGTAGCAGGTATTTCCGGAATTGTATTGATTATAGTGGCCTTGGTTTTTGCAGGGATAGATCATTTCTCTTTCCGTTTCCTGGGTGATTTTGTACGTCCGTTGGTGCGTTCCCTGTTTCTGGTGGTGAGTGCTTCTTTGGTATCCTTGTTGATGAGCATGTGGTTGGGGGCTAAATTATTCGGGAGCCGTCGTTGGGCTTTTGCCTTGCATGCTGAACAAAAACCGGAAGACGGTTATGTAGGAGTAGATTTGTCGGTACGGGAAGAAATCGGCAAACAGGGGATCGCGGTGACAGATTTGCGGCCTGCCGGGAAAGTGGAAGTAGGCGGAGAAGTGTATGATGCCGTCTCTTTGTTGGGAGATTATATCGAAAAAGGAAATCGGGTGATGATAAAAAAGTATCAGGCAGGACAGGTATATGTCGTGAAGTGTGAAAAATGA
- a CDS encoding beta-mannosidase — protein sequence MSKFVITLVVFSLYSMSFASTPPIRQELGNNWQFRQYHIGKWLPAEVPGTVHTDLINNGIIEDPFYRDNEKHIQWIDKADWEYELRFQVDEQLAGQKHKQLVFQGLDTWCDITLNGQPLLSTNNMFRTWKADVSGLLSGKENILHLRFRSPIRQGMKEMEKYGLPLPASNDQSENGGMGPNRVSVFSRKAPYHFGWDWGPRLVTSGIWRPIFLEGWDDLNIEQVFIEQPQVTPVQADLKASVRLTTEHHEKLIAEVKCDSRILAKSEVETQPGENRLTLPFTIKKPRLWWSNGLGKANLYSFRIDLKKDGKVVASREVTTGLRSLKLVRRQDTQGETFYFELNGIPVFAKGVNAIPNDVFLPRISRSDYEKMVTDAANANMNMIRIWGGGIYEDDYFYELCDRHGIMVWQDFMFACAMYPGNPEFLENVKQEAVDNVIRLRNHPCIALWCGNNEIDAAWRGWGWKREYTQQQQERIFKAYTDVFHRLLPEVIEKYTDGDDYWPSSPMSGPEIGDHEIRPANRGDNHYWGVWHEKHKFEEYEKNIGRFISEHGFQSFPEFETVRQYTLPEDYDIESEIMSAHQRSGIGNLRIREYMGWYYQVPEDFGQMLYMSQVLQARAMRIAMETHRRHMPYCMGSLVWQLNDCWPVASWSTTDYYHNWKAAQYALREACKPVILAPQLTADSLKLWVVNDLPTPLAGTYTLEIKGFDGKLHQTRQGKYKIKANEAAPIAASSIAGLLQDNSHRETMAVITIRQGKKIVDRQNVYFALPKELLLRQPDIQIQISEEQGKKYLTAITDRLACDVMFYLPGVKAVFTDNYKDLLPGHPFRTEIRTPLSKEEIEQQIRCRWVGK from the coding sequence ATGAGCAAATTTGTAATCACCTTAGTCGTTTTTTCACTCTATTCGATGAGTTTTGCCTCTACCCCTCCCATACGGCAAGAGCTAGGAAATAACTGGCAATTCAGGCAATACCATATCGGTAAATGGTTACCGGCCGAAGTACCCGGGACAGTACATACCGATCTGATAAACAATGGGATCATCGAAGATCCGTTCTATCGCGACAATGAAAAACACATCCAATGGATCGATAAAGCCGACTGGGAATATGAACTTCGTTTTCAGGTGGACGAACAATTGGCCGGGCAAAAACACAAACAACTCGTATTTCAGGGATTAGACACCTGGTGCGACATCACCCTGAACGGTCAGCCTCTTCTATCTACCAACAATATGTTCAGGACCTGGAAAGCAGATGTCTCCGGCCTGCTTTCCGGTAAAGAAAATATACTGCATCTTCGCTTTCGTTCTCCCATCCGGCAAGGTATGAAAGAAATGGAAAAATACGGATTACCCTTGCCGGCTTCCAACGACCAAAGCGAAAACGGAGGAATGGGCCCTAACCGGGTGAGCGTTTTCAGCCGGAAAGCCCCTTATCATTTCGGTTGGGACTGGGGCCCGCGGTTAGTCACTTCAGGTATCTGGCGGCCGATTTTCCTGGAAGGCTGGGATGACCTGAATATCGAACAGGTTTTTATCGAACAGCCGCAAGTCACTCCCGTACAAGCCGATTTGAAAGCATCTGTCCGTTTGACGACGGAACATCACGAAAAACTGATCGCAGAAGTAAAATGTGATTCCCGGATATTGGCGAAAAGCGAGGTGGAAACCCAACCGGGAGAAAACCGGTTAACCCTCCCGTTTACCATTAAAAAACCCAGATTATGGTGGAGTAACGGTTTAGGAAAAGCCAACCTCTATTCATTCCGGATCGATTTGAAAAAAGACGGAAAAGTAGTTGCCAGCCGCGAAGTAACCACCGGTCTGCGTTCTCTGAAATTAGTACGCCGGCAAGATACCCAGGGAGAAACTTTCTACTTTGAATTGAACGGAATCCCTGTTTTTGCCAAAGGAGTCAATGCCATTCCCAACGATGTTTTTCTCCCCAGAATCAGTCGTTCGGATTACGAAAAAATGGTGACGGATGCCGCGAATGCCAATATGAATATGATCCGGATCTGGGGTGGAGGTATTTATGAAGACGATTATTTCTATGAACTCTGTGATCGCCACGGCATCATGGTCTGGCAGGATTTTATGTTTGCCTGTGCCATGTATCCCGGCAATCCTGAATTTCTGGAAAATGTAAAACAAGAAGCCGTCGATAACGTTATCCGGCTAAGAAATCATCCCTGTATAGCCCTGTGGTGTGGAAACAACGAAATAGATGCAGCCTGGAGAGGTTGGGGATGGAAAAGAGAGTATACCCAGCAACAACAAGAACGGATTTTCAAGGCCTACACCGATGTCTTCCATCGGCTCCTGCCCGAAGTGATTGAAAAATATACCGATGGAGACGATTACTGGCCTTCTTCACCGATGTCGGGACCGGAAATCGGAGACCATGAAATCCGTCCTGCCAACCGGGGGGATAACCACTACTGGGGGGTATGGCACGAAAAACACAAGTTTGAAGAATACGAAAAAAACATCGGCCGTTTCATCAGTGAACACGGTTTCCAATCCTTCCCTGAATTTGAAACCGTCCGGCAATACACTTTACCGGAAGATTACGACATCGAATCGGAGATCATGTCGGCTCATCAACGCAGTGGAATCGGCAACCTGCGCATCCGGGAATACATGGGCTGGTATTATCAGGTACCGGAAGATTTCGGGCAAATGCTGTACATGAGCCAGGTATTGCAAGCCCGGGCCATGCGAATAGCCATGGAAACACATCGGCGGCATATGCCCTATTGTATGGGATCGCTGGTTTGGCAGCTGAACGATTGCTGGCCGGTAGCCAGCTGGTCGACAACCGATTATTACCACAACTGGAAAGCGGCCCAGTATGCGCTACGGGAAGCCTGCAAGCCGGTGATATTAGCTCCCCAGTTAACGGCAGACAGTCTGAAACTCTGGGTGGTAAACGATCTGCCAACTCCTCTCGCAGGAACCTATACCTTAGAGATAAAAGGATTCGACGGAAAACTGCATCAAACCCGGCAAGGCAAATATAAAATCAAAGCCAACGAAGCCGCCCCAATCGCAGCATCGTCAATCGCCGGTTTGCTGCAAGACAATTCACACCGGGAAACCATGGCCGTCATCACCATCCGGCAAGGCAAAAAAATCGTAGACCGCCAAAATGTATATTTTGCTCTACCGAAAGAGTTACTGCTCAGACAACCCGATATTCAGATTCAAATATCCGAAGAGCAAGGCAAAAAATACCTGACAGCCATCACCGACCGTCTGGCCTGTGATGTCATGTTTTACCTCCCCGGAGTAAAAGCGGTTTTTACAGACAACTATAAAGATCTGCTCCCGGGTCACCCCTTCCGTACAGAAATCCGCACACCCCTCTCCAAAGAAGAAATCGAACAGCAAATCCGATGCAGATGGGTTGGAAAATAG
- a CDS encoding EI24 domain-containing protein, which produces MGFFTGIQLYGKAFGILFSRKFWWFLLFPVIILLLLFIGGNILISLAGDSLYGLIEAKLTAWVGGISWLQWVTTTTSVLIKIVLRILYFFLFVAFGGYIVLVVMSPVYSWLSERTEAHLTGREFPFSFRQFAWEIFRGILIALRNMIFQLFISFVLFLCSFIPLVGVIAPFAIFFTSAYFYGFAFIDYAIERKRFNVRQSVRYVNKNIGLVTGIGTVFALALMIPALSLAACCFVSLLSVIAGTIAVERMNDKSVK; this is translated from the coding sequence ATGGGATTCTTTACAGGGATACAGCTTTATGGAAAAGCATTCGGAATTTTGTTCAGCCGGAAATTCTGGTGGTTTTTACTTTTTCCGGTCATTATTTTATTGCTATTGTTCATTGGGGGAAATATCCTGATTTCTTTAGCGGGAGATAGCCTGTACGGCTTGATCGAGGCTAAGCTTACTGCCTGGGTGGGGGGCATCTCCTGGCTGCAATGGGTGACGACCACGACAAGCGTGCTGATTAAGATTGTATTGCGGATTCTGTATTTCTTCCTTTTCGTTGCTTTCGGCGGATATATTGTGCTTGTCGTTATGTCGCCGGTATATTCCTGGCTGTCCGAACGGACGGAAGCTCATCTTACCGGAAGGGAATTTCCCTTTAGTTTCAGGCAGTTTGCCTGGGAGATTTTTCGGGGAATTCTGATCGCCCTGAGAAATATGATTTTTCAGTTGTTTATTTCTTTTGTATTATTTCTTTGCTCATTTATTCCGCTCGTGGGGGTAATCGCTCCTTTTGCCATCTTCTTTACCTCGGCTTATTTTTACGGTTTTGCCTTTATCGATTATGCTATCGAGAGAAAGCGTTTTAATGTCAGACAGAGCGTCCGTTATGTGAATAAAAATATCGGTTTGGTGACAGGAATAGGTACTGTATTCGCTTTGGCTCTTATGATTCCGGCCCTAAGCCTGGCCGCTTGTTGTTTTGTGTCATTATTGTCGGTAATTGCCGGTACTATTGCAGTAGAAAGGATGAACGATAAATCTGTTAAATAA
- the purB gene encoding adenylosuccinate lyase encodes MQPLTAISPIDGRYRDKVENLSNYFSESALIRYRVTVEVEYFIALCEIPLPQLAGFNHQTFEQLREIYLNFTVEDAQRIKDIEKVTNHDVKAVEYFIKEKFDALNLQPYKEFIHFGLTSQDINNTAVPCSFRDAVHDVYYPVIDELIAKLEELAEEWKEVPMLAKTHGQPASPTRLGKELKVFTYRLSRQLELLKKVAISGKFGGATGNFNAHNIAFPEIDWAEFGNRFLTQKLKIERETYTTQISNYDNFAALFDNLRRINNIIIDLDRDFWTYISMTYFKQKIKAGEVGSSAMPHKVNPIDFENSEGNLGIANAIFDHLSNKLPISRLQRDLTDSTVLRNIGVPLAHTIIAVKSTLKGLNKLIINKEAIEKDLEKNWAVVAEAIQTVLRREGYPNPYEALKALTRTNNKITQESIAEFIDTLDISAELKKTLKQITPSNYTGI; translated from the coding sequence ATGCAACCATTAACAGCAATATCCCCGATCGACGGGAGATACAGAGATAAAGTCGAAAATTTGTCCAATTATTTTTCTGAAAGTGCTTTAATCCGTTACCGGGTAACGGTGGAGGTGGAATATTTTATTGCCTTATGCGAAATACCTCTTCCCCAATTGGCCGGTTTCAATCACCAGACTTTCGAGCAATTACGGGAAATATACCTCAATTTCACCGTCGAAGATGCCCAGCGGATCAAAGACATCGAGAAAGTCACCAATCACGACGTGAAAGCTGTCGAATACTTTATCAAAGAAAAATTCGATGCTTTAAATCTGCAACCATACAAAGAATTCATCCATTTCGGCCTGACTTCACAGGATATCAACAATACAGCGGTTCCCTGTTCGTTCCGGGATGCCGTTCACGATGTCTATTATCCTGTCATCGACGAACTGATCGCCAAACTCGAAGAGCTGGCCGAAGAATGGAAAGAAGTGCCGATGCTGGCCAAAACTCATGGACAACCGGCTTCTCCTACCCGTTTAGGGAAAGAGCTCAAAGTATTCACTTACCGGTTGAGCCGTCAGTTGGAGTTATTGAAAAAAGTAGCCATTTCCGGAAAATTCGGTGGAGCTACCGGTAACTTCAATGCACACAACATTGCTTTCCCGGAAATCGACTGGGCTGAATTCGGAAACCGCTTTTTAACTCAAAAATTAAAAATCGAACGGGAAACATACACTACCCAGATTTCCAATTACGATAATTTTGCAGCTCTGTTCGATAACCTTCGAAGGATCAATAATATTATTATCGACCTCGACCGGGATTTCTGGACTTACATCTCGATGACTTATTTCAAACAGAAAATCAAAGCCGGTGAAGTCGGTTCGTCCGCTATGCCCCATAAAGTAAATCCGATCGATTTCGAAAATTCAGAAGGTAACCTGGGCATCGCCAATGCCATATTCGATCACCTGAGTAATAAGTTGCCGATTTCACGTCTTCAACGAGATCTCACCGACTCAACCGTACTGCGGAACATCGGTGTCCCTTTAGCCCATACGATTATTGCTGTCAAATCGACTTTGAAAGGGTTGAACAAGCTTATTATCAATAAAGAAGCGATCGAAAAAGATCTCGAAAAAAACTGGGCGGTCGTGGCCGAAGCCATTCAAACCGTTCTGCGCCGTGAAGGATATCCCAACCCCTACGAAGCACTGAAAGCCTTGACACGTACCAACAACAAAATTACACAGGAATCTATCGCAGAATTTATCGACACACTCGATATTTCAGCTGAACTGAAAAAAACTCTGAAACAGATTACTCCCTCGAATTATACAGGAATTTAG
- a CDS encoding ABC transporter ATP-binding protein translates to MHDLILILKRFIPPYKLRVTKSIIFNFLHAIFGSLSIAMLGPILKIIFNNEQDVTELVPFEFNSESIGQIFNYYITTIKYTYGPSTTLILIGVVAIVTTALKTGFAYLGAYELIYIRNGVVRDIRRKIYAKILSLPLPFFSEERKGDIIARMTGDVQEVEASVMSSLDMLFQSPILIIVYLTSMLFMSWQLTLFVFILLPIMGLLIGRVGKNLKRRSWEGQTKMGEILALMEETLSGLRIIKAFNAEPKMTEKFSTENESYRKIQNRLMRRRSLAHPMSEFLGTIVVVIILWFGGTLILNNTGNLSGPSFIIYIGLFYSIINPAKNLTNAYYSVQKGLAAMERIDVILAAESSIQEPENPRKLEQFQQAVEYKDVNFSYNESKQVLKNINLVIPKGKTVALVGQSGSGKSTFVDLLPRFYDVNSGKICIDGIDIRELSFYNLREFMGNVNQDPILFNDTIYNNIAFGIENATLEQVEQAARIANAHEFILQTEHGYQTIIGDRGGKLSGGQRQRLSIARAVLKNPPIMILDEATSALDTESEKLVQEALDNLMKNRTSIVIAHRLSTIKNADLICVFHEGEIVERGTHEELLSLNGIYTKLYSMQSF, encoded by the coding sequence ATGCACGATTTAATCCTTATTCTCAAGCGTTTTATTCCACCTTATAAACTCCGGGTTACCAAAAGTATCATCTTCAATTTCCTCCATGCGATTTTCGGAAGTCTTTCCATCGCGATGCTGGGACCTATCCTGAAGATTATATTCAACAACGAACAGGATGTAACTGAACTTGTTCCTTTCGAATTTAACAGTGAATCTATCGGACAAATTTTTAATTACTACATCACAACGATCAAATACACTTACGGTCCATCGACAACCTTAATTCTGATCGGGGTGGTAGCCATCGTAACTACTGCTTTAAAAACCGGTTTCGCCTATTTGGGAGCTTATGAATTGATTTATATCCGGAATGGAGTCGTCAGGGACATCCGTCGTAAAATCTATGCCAAAATATTATCCTTACCTCTTCCCTTCTTTTCCGAAGAGCGCAAAGGGGATATTATCGCCCGTATGACCGGAGATGTACAAGAAGTAGAAGCCTCCGTGATGAGTTCTTTGGATATGCTCTTCCAAAGTCCGATTTTGATTATTGTCTATCTGACTTCCATGTTGTTTATGAGCTGGCAGCTCACCTTATTTGTTTTCATTCTTCTCCCCATTATGGGTTTATTGATCGGCCGGGTAGGTAAAAACCTGAAGCGCCGTTCTTGGGAAGGACAAACGAAAATGGGAGAAATTCTGGCTTTAATGGAAGAAACTTTATCCGGTTTGCGAATCATCAAGGCTTTCAATGCAGAGCCCAAAATGACTGAAAAATTCTCAACGGAAAACGAAAGCTACCGGAAAATACAAAACCGTCTGATGCGGCGGCGTTCATTGGCCCATCCGATGAGTGAATTTCTCGGTACGATCGTCGTAGTCATCATCCTGTGGTTCGGAGGAACGCTGATTTTGAATAATACCGGCAACTTATCGGGTCCAAGTTTTATTATCTATATCGGTTTGTTTTATTCTATCATCAATCCGGCGAAAAACCTGACTAACGCCTATTACAGCGTCCAAAAAGGATTGGCAGCGATGGAGCGTATAGACGTTATTCTGGCTGCAGAATCTTCTATACAGGAACCTGAAAATCCGCGAAAACTGGAACAATTCCAACAAGCTGTCGAATACAAAGACGTCAACTTTTCATATAACGAAAGTAAACAGGTACTCAAAAACATCAATCTGGTCATTCCGAAAGGAAAAACGGTAGCCCTTGTCGGCCAATCGGGTTCCGGAAAAAGTACCTTTGTCGATTTGTTACCCCGTTTTTACGATGTGAATAGTGGAAAAATTTGTATCGACGGTATTGATATCCGGGAACTTTCTTTTTATAATTTGCGGGAATTTATGGGGAATGTAAACCAGGATCCTATTCTATTCAACGATACGATCTATAACAACATCGCTTTCGGTATCGAAAATGCCACTTTGGAACAGGTTGAACAAGCTGCCCGTATCGCTAATGCACACGAATTTATTTTACAAACCGAACACGGTTACCAAACCATAATCGGTGACCGGGGAGGCAAATTGAGTGGGGGCCAGCGCCAGCGCCTGAGTATAGCCCGTGCCGTATTGAAAAATCCTCCGATCATGATCCTGGACGAAGCCACTTCTGCCCTGGATACCGAATCGGAAAAACTAGTACAGGAAGCTCTGGATAATCTGATGAAAAACCGTACCTCTATCGTGATCGCCCACCGCCTGTCTACCATCAAAAATGCCGACCTGATTTGTGTCTTCCATGAAGGAGAAATCGTCGAACGGGGAACTCATGAAGAACTCCTGAGTCTGAATGGTATTTATACCAAATTGTATAGTATGCAGAGTTTTTAG
- a CDS encoding four helix bundle protein has product MGGVVKFEELNIWQEARRIVKEIYQNTASIKDMGFNEQIQRAAISIMNNIAEGFESGSNPMFKRFLCISKGSCGEVKSMLYIAKDLNYTSEEKSELLLQDCQGLSVAINKFIHYLQQHPTH; this is encoded by the coding sequence ATGGGAGGAGTAGTTAAGTTTGAAGAATTGAATATTTGGCAGGAAGCCCGAAGGATTGTGAAGGAAATATACCAGAACACTGCATCCATTAAAGATATGGGTTTTAATGAGCAGATACAAAGGGCAGCTATTTCGATAATGAATAATATCGCAGAAGGGTTTGAATCCGGGAGCAATCCGATGTTCAAACGCTTTCTCTGTATATCTAAAGGAAGCTGTGGAGAAGTTAAAAGTATGCTTTATATTGCTAAAGATTTAAACTACACATCCGAAGAAAAAAGTGAATTACTCCTCCAGGATTGCCAGGGCCTATCTGTAGCAATTAACAAATTTATCCATTATCTGCAACAACACCCCACCCATTAA
- a CDS encoding NADPH-dependent 7-cyano-7-deazaguanine reductase QueF, with the protein MTTEDKLLGKQVEYPQHYCPAILVAVPRRQNREIYGIDHPDHLFCGYDSWHAYEASFILDNGIPVAGMLKITYPASSPSIVESKSLKLYLGSFHMEALGKTLGQAVDRFVATVAADLSALLCTEVKVHFYEDAPSFLPFDFNDYTLLEKEPDTYALQFSVYQENPALLTENIQEAGELKVCSHLLKSNCKITRQPDWGSLYIHLKGRTQPAYASLLKYIVSLRNENHFHEEICEMTFKRLSDLFQPEILMVSCLYTRRGGIDICPCRANKPDYLPHYLPQADILTQRNFRQ; encoded by the coding sequence ATGACAACCGAAGATAAACTTTTAGGAAAACAAGTCGAATATCCCCAACACTATTGTCCGGCTATTCTTGTAGCGGTCCCCCGGCGGCAAAACCGGGAAATCTATGGCATAGACCACCCAGACCATCTATTTTGTGGTTATGACAGCTGGCATGCCTACGAAGCCAGTTTTATCCTGGATAATGGTATACCGGTAGCCGGGATGTTGAAAATTACTTATCCGGCTTCCAGTCCCTCGATTGTAGAAAGTAAATCTTTGAAATTGTATTTAGGTTCCTTTCATATGGAAGCTTTAGGCAAGACACTCGGGCAGGCTGTCGACCGATTCGTTGCCACAGTAGCTGCCGATCTTAGTGCGTTGTTGTGTACCGAAGTAAAAGTCCATTTTTATGAAGATGCCCCTTCTTTTCTGCCTTTTGATTTCAATGATTACACCCTGCTGGAAAAAGAGCCCGACACCTATGCACTCCAGTTTTCCGTCTATCAGGAAAACCCCGCCTTACTGACCGAAAACATCCAGGAAGCAGGGGAATTAAAAGTATGTAGCCATCTACTGAAAAGTAACTGTAAGATCACCCGTCAACCCGATTGGGGAAGTTTGTACATTCATCTGAAAGGCCGGACACAACCGGCCTATGCCTCTCTGTTGAAATACATCGTTTCGCTGCGTAATGAAAATCATTTTCACGAAGAAATTTGTGAGATGACTTTCAAACGCCTCAGTGATCTTTTCCAACCCGAAATTCTCATGGTAAGTTGCTTATACACCCGTCGTGGCGGGATAGATATTTGTCCTTGCCGGGCCAACAAACCGGATTATCTGCCGCATTATCTGCCCCAAGCCGATATACTGACCCAGCGGAATTTCCGGCAATAA